ATTCTTTGTTTATAATTGATGGTATGGCAATTATTTCCGTAAACAAGCGAGCTGGTTTTGATTACGAAATCCTTGAGCGGTTTGAGGCGGGCATTGTTCTTTCGGGTCAGGAAGTCAAATCAATCAAAACAGGCCACATATCTTTAGCCGGCGCATTTGTTACCCTAAAAGGCAGCGAAGCGTGGCTCACAAATGCCCATGTTCCTCCTTATAAAATGGCGGGGCAGATTTTAGATTATGATCCGACGCAACCGCGGAAACTTCTCTTGCGGAAGGAAGAACTGGCTTCGCTTTATGGAAAAATTAAACAGAAGGGCTTGACTTTAGTGCCGATTAGAG
The sequence above is drawn from the Patescibacteria group bacterium genome and encodes:
- the smpB gene encoding SsrA-binding protein SmpB; protein product: MVEKQGGRAVGRASRLIVRHSLFIIDGMAIISVNKRAGFDYEILERFEAGIVLSGQEVKSIKTGHISLAGAFVTLKGSEAWLTNAHVPPYKMAGQILDYDPTQPRKLLLRKEELASLYGKIKQKGLTLVPIRVYTKGNKIKLEFGIGRGKKKYEKRDLIKKREVNKKIREAMKV